Proteins encoded within one genomic window of Candidatus Binatus sp.:
- a CDS encoding VOC family protein — MKFEICIDVDDVDRAVEFYGRGLGLKIEQRRAAWAKAATAVTS; from the coding sequence ATGAAGTTCGAAATCTGCATCGACGTGGACGATGTCGATCGAGCGGTCGAGTTTTACGGGCGCGGCCTCGGCCTGAAGATCGAGCAACGGCGCGCGGCGTGGGCCAAAGCTGCGACTGCGGTGACGTCGTGA